A single window of Solanum dulcamara chromosome 5, daSolDulc1.2, whole genome shotgun sequence DNA harbors:
- the LOC129889604 gene encoding putative disease resistance protein RGA3, which yields MYFLQVIHTQSSNFELIVYSSTFHSTHMAEAFLQILIDNITSFLEGELSLLLGFENEFENLSSRFSTIQAVLEDAQKKQLKDKAIKNWLQKLNAAAYKVDDILDECKYEAARLKQYRLGRCHPGIITFRHKIGKRMKEMMEKLDAIAKERMDFHLQENIIERQTARRETGFVLTEAKVYGRDKEEEEVVKILINNVSDAQEFSVLPILGMGGLGKTTLAQMVFNNQRVTEHFNLKIWVCVSDDFDEKRLIKAIVESIEGKSLGDMDLAPLQKKLQELLNGKRYFLVLDDVWNEDQEKWDNLREVLKVGASGASILITTRLEKVGSIMGTLQLYQLSNLSQEDCWLLFKQRAFGHQTETNSELMAIGKEIVKKCGGVPLAAKTLGGLLRFKREESEWEHVRDSEIWNLPQDENSVLPALKLSYHHLPLDLRQCFAYCAVFPKDTEMEKGYLITRWMAHGFLLSKGNMELEDVGNEVWKELYLRSFFQEIEVISGETYFKMHDLIHDLATSLFSANTSSSNIREINVKDYTHMMPIGFAKVVSSYSPSLLKQFVSLRVLNLSCSNLKQLPSSIGDLIHLRYLNLSDNRMMRSLPKQLCKLQNLQTLDLRENYYLSCLPKQTSKLGSLRNLLLDGCSLTSMPPRIGLLTCLKTLDRFVVGRRKCSQLGELRNLNLYGSISIKHLERVKNDMDAKEANLSAKANLHSLSLSWDEPHRYESEEVKVLEALKPHPNILKFLEINGFIGFRLPDWINHSVLENVVSITINGCKNCSCLPAFGELPCLESLELRDGSVEVEYIEEDDVYSGRKRFPSLRKLHIYDFPNLKGLVKKEGEEQFPVLEEMRIEDCPMFVFPTHSSVKKLEVSGDARGLSSISNLSTLTSLRIGCNDKATSLPEKMFKSLTNLEYLEISDFENLKELPNSLASLYALKHLDIKFCDALESLPDGLQHLTDLTSLTIMECPELEKRCEMGIGEDWHKIAHIPKLYIL from the exons ATGTATTTCTTACAAGTAATTCACACACAAAGCAGTAACTTTGAACTCATTGTTTACTCATCAACATTCCACTCTACACATATGGCAGAAGCTTTCCTTCAAATTCTGATTGACAAtatcacttctttccttgaagGGGAACTTTCATTGCTTCTCGGTTTTGAAAATGAGTTTGAAAATCTTTCGAGCAGGTTTTCTACAATCCAAGCGGTGCTCGAAGATGCTCAGAAGAAGCAACTCAAGGACAAGGCAATTAAAAACTGGTTACAGAAACTCAATGCTGCTGCATATAAAGTTGATGACATATTGGACGAATGTAAATATGAGGCAGCAAGACTCAAGCAGTATCGACTAGGACGTTGTCATCCAGGGATTATCACTTTCCGTCACAAGATCGGGAAAAGGATGAAAGAGATGATGGAGAAACTAGATGCAATTGCTAAGGAAAGAATGGATTTTCATTTGCAAGAAAACATTATAGAGAGACAAACTGCTAGACGGGAAACAG GTTTTGTTTTAACTGAAGCAAAAGTTTACGGAAGGGacaaagaggaggaggaggtaGTGAAAATCTTGATAAACAATGTTAGTGATGCCCAAGAATTTTCGGTACTCCCAATACTTGGTATGGGGGGACTAGGAAAGACAACACTTGCCCAAATGGTCTTCAATAATCAGAGAGTGACAGAGCATTTCAATCTAAAGATATGGGTTTGTGTCTCAGATGATTTTGATGAGAAGAGGTTGATTAAGGCAATTGTAGAATCTATTGAAGGAAAGTCCCTGGGTGACATGGACTTGGCTCCCCTACAGAAAAAGCTTCAGGAGTTATTGAATGGAAAAAGATACTTTCTTGTTTTGGATGATGTTTGGAATGAAGATCAAGAAAAGTGGGataatcttagagaagtatTGAAGGTTGGAGCAAGTGGTGCTTCAATTCTAATTACTACTCGTCTTGAAAAGGTTGGATCAATTATGGGAACTTTGCAACTCTATCAGTTATCAAATTTGTCTCAAGAAGATTGTTGGTTGTTGTTCAAGCAACGTGCATTTGGCCACCAAACGGAAACGAATTCTGAACTTATGGCAATTGGAAAGGAGATTGTGAAGAAATGTGGGGGTGTGCCTCTAGCAGCCAAGACTCTTGGAGGTCTTTTACGCTTCAAGAGGGAAGAAAGTGAATGGGAACATGTGAGAGATAGTGAGATTTGGAATTTACCTCAAGATGAAAATTCTGTTTTGCCTGCTCTGAAGCTGAGTTATCATCATCTTCCACTTGATTTGAGACAATGTTTTGCATATTGCGCGGTATTCCCAAAGGACACCGAAATGGAAAAGGGATATCTCATCACTCGCTGGATGGCACACGGTTTTCTTTTATCAAAAGGAAACATGGAGCTAGAGGATGTGGGTAATGAAGTATGGAAAGAATTATACTTGAGGTCTTTCTTCCAAGAGATTGAAGTTATATCTGGTGAAACTTATTTCAAAATGCATGATCTCATTCATGATTTGGCTACATCTCTGTTTTCGGCAAACACATCAAGCAGCAATATCCGTGAAATAAATGTAAAAGATTATACACATATGATGCCCATTGGTTTTGCTAAAGTGGTGTCTTCTTACTCTCCTTCACTCTTGAAACAGTTTGTCTCTTTAAGAGTGCTTAATTTAAGTTGCTCAAACCTTAAACAGTTACCCTCTTCCATTGGAGATCTTATACATTTAAGATACTTGAACCTGTCTGACAATAGGATGATGCGTAGTCTTCCAAAGCAGTTATGCAAGCTTCAAAATCTGCAGACTCTTGATCTACGTGAGAACTACTATCTTTCTTGTTTGCCAAAACAAACAAGTAAACTTGGTAGTCTCCGAAATCTTTTACTTGATGGATGTTCATTGACTTCAATGCCACCAAGGATAGGATTGTTGACATGCCTTAAGACTCTAGATAGGTTTGTTGTGGGAAGGAGGAAATGTTCTCAACTTGGTGAACTACGAAATCTGAATCTCTATGGCTCAATTTCAATCAAACACCTTGAGAGAGTGAAGAATGATATGGATGCAAAAGAAGCCAATTTATCTGCAAAAGCAAATCTGCACTCTTTAAGCTTGAGTTGGGATGAACCACATAGATATGAATCAGAAGAAGTTAAAGTGCTTGAGGCCCTCAAACCACACCCCAATATTCTGAAATTTTTAGAGATCAATGGCTTCATAGGATTCCGTCTCCCAGACTGGATTAATCACTCAGTTTTGGAAAATGTCGTATCTATTACAATTAATGGTTGCAAAAACTGCTCGTGCTTACCAGCCTTTGGTGAGCTGCCTTGTCTAGAAAGTCTAGAGTTACGTGATGGGTCTGTGGAGGTGGAGTATATTGAAGAGGATGATGTTTATTCTGGAAGAAAAAGGTTTCCATCCCTGAGAAAACTTCATATATATGACTTCCCTAATCTGAAAGGATTGGTGAAAAAGGAAGGAGAAGAGCAATTCCCTGTGCTTGAAGAGATGAGGATTGAGGATTGCCCTATGTTTGTTTTTCCGACCCATTCTTCTGTCAAGAAATTGGAGGTTTCTGGGGATGCAAGAGGTTTGAGCTCCATATCTAATCTTAGCACTCTGACTTCCCTCCGCATTGGCTGTAACGACAAAGCTACTTCACTCCCagaaaaaatgttcaaaagcctTACAAATCTCGAATACTTGGAAATCTCTGACTTCGAGAATCTCAAAGAGCTTCCTAACAGCCTGGCTAGTCTCTATGCTTTGAAGCATCTGGATATTAAATTTTGTGATGCACTAGAGAGTCTCCCCGACGGATTGCAGCACCTAACAGACCTCACAAGTTTAACAATTATGGAATGTCCAGAATTGGAAAAGCGGTGTGAGATGGGAATAGGAGAAGACTGGCACAAAATTGCTCACATTCCTAAGCTGTATATATTGTGA